The following proteins are encoded in a genomic region of Rattus rattus isolate New Zealand chromosome 2, Rrattus_CSIRO_v1, whole genome shotgun sequence:
- the LOC116894335 gene encoding mas-related G-protein coupled receptor member X1, giving the protein MVCVLRDTTGRFVSMDPTISSLSTESTTLNKTGHPSCRPILTLSFLVPIITLVGLAGNTIVLWLLGFRMRRKAISVYVLNLSLADSFFLCCHFTDSLMRIMNFYGIYAHKLSKEILGNAAIIPYISGLSILSAISTERCLSVLWPIWYHCHRPRNMSAIICVLIWVLSFLMGILDWLFSGFLGEPHHHLWKNVDFIVTAFLIFLFMLLFGSSLALLVRILCGSRRKPLSRLYFTISLTVMVYLICGLPLGLYVFLLFWFEIHLHYPFCYIYQVTVVLSCVNSSANLVIYFLVGSFRHRKKHRSLKMVLKRALEETPEEEEYTDSHVQKPTEISERRC; this is encoded by the coding sequence ATGGTTTGTGTTCTCAGGGACACTACTGGAAGATTTGTGAGCATGGATCCAACCATCTCATCCCTCAGTACAGAATCTACAACACTGAATAAAACTGGTCATCCCAGTTGCAGGCCAATCCTCACCCTGTCCTTCCTGGTCCCCATCATCACCCTGGTTGGATTGGCAGGAAACACCATTGTACTCTGGCTCTTGGGATTCCGCATGCGCAGGAAAGCCATCTCAGTCTACGTCCTCAACCTGTCTCTGGCAgactccttcttcctctgctgccACTTTACTGACTCTCTGATGCGGATCATGAACTTCTATGGCATCTATGCCCATAAATTAAGCAAAGAAATCTTAGGCAATGCAGCAATCATTCCCTATATCTCAGGCCTGAGCATCCTCAGTGCTATCAGCACGGAGCGCTGCCTGTCTGTATTGTGGCCAATCTGGTACCACTGCCACCGCCCAAGAAACATGTCAGCTATTATATGTGTCCTAATCTGGGTTCTGTCCTTTCTCATGGGCATCCTTGACTGGCTCTTCTCAGGATTTCTGGGTGAGCCTCACCATCATTTGTGGAAAAATGTTGACTTTATTGTAACcgcatttctgatttttttatttatgcttctCTTTGGGTCCAGTCTGGCGCTACTAGTGAGGATCCTCTGTGGTTCCAGACGGAAACCACTGTCCAGGCTGTACTTTACGATCTCTCTCACAGTGATGGTCTACCTCATCTGCGGCCTGCCTCTTGGGCTTTACGTGTTCCTGCTATTTTGGTTTGAGATCCATTTACATTATCCCTTTTGTTACATTTACCAAGTTACTGTGGTCCTGTCCTGTGTGAACAGCTCTGCCAACCTCGTCATTTACTTCCTTGTAGGGTCGTTTAGGCACCGGAAAAAGCATCGGTCCCTCAAAATGGTTCTTAAGAGGGCTCTGGAGGAGACTCCTGAGGAGGAAGAATATACAGACAGCCATGTTCAGAAACCCACTGAGATCTCAGAAAGGAGATGTTGA